Within Streptomyces sp. NBC_00704, the genomic segment TGGAGCACGGACATGACCAGCACCGCCACCCCATCGCCCACAGCGCAGCCGCCCGGCCCGACCGCCGAGGTGGAGCTGATCGTCGGCGGGATGACCTGCGCCTCCTGCGCGGCCCGCGTGGAGAAGAAGCTCAACCGCATGGACGGCGTCACCGCGACGGTCAACTACGCCACGGAGAAGGCGAAGGTCAGCTACCCGGCCGGCATCGAGGTCGCCGACCTCATCGCGACCGTGGTCAGGACCGGGTACACCGCCGAACAACCCGCGCCCGAACCGGTCCGCCGCACCCCGGCCGACGAGACACGCGGGGCGGACGCGACGGGCGGGCCGGCCGGGACGGACGGGGAGGCCGCGACCGGGGACACCGAGCCGGCGGGACTGCGCCACCGGGTCCTCGTCTCCGCGCTGCTCGCCGCGCCGGTCGTCCTGCTCGCCATGATCCCGTCCCTTCAGTTCGACAACTGGCAGTGGCTGTCGCTGACGCTCGCCGCGCCCGTGGTCGTGTGGGGCGGCGGGCCGCTGCACCGGGCCGCCTGGACGAACCTGCGGCACGGCGCGGCCACCATGGACACCCTCGTCTCCGTCGGCACGCTGGCCGCCCTCGGCTGGTCGCTGTGGGCGCTGTTCCTCGGCGACGCGGGCATGCCCGGCATGCGGCACCCCTTCGAACTCACCGTCTCGCGCACCGACGGAGCCTCCACCATCTATCTGGAGGTCGCCGCCGGCGTCACCGTCTTCATCCTGCTCGGTCGCTACCTGGAGGCCCGCTCCAAGCGACACGCGGGGGCGGCGCTGCGGGCGCTGATGGAGCTGGGCGCCAGGGACGTGGCCGTGCTGCGCGGGGGCACTGAGGAGCGGATCCCGGTCGACCTGCTGGCCGTCGGCGACCGGTTCGTCGTCCGCCCCGGCGAGAAGATCGCCACCGACGGGACGGTCGTGGAGGGCGTGTCCGCCGTGGACGCCTCGATGCTGACCGGCGAGTCCGTGCCGGTGGACGTCGGGCCCGGCGACACCGTCACCGGCGCGACCGTGAACGCCGGCGGCCGGCTGGTCGTCGAGGCCTCCCGGATCGGCGCGGACACCCGGCTCGCCCGTATGGCGCGCCTCGTCGAGGAGGCGCAGAACGGCAAGGCCGAGGTGCAGCGGCTCGCCGACCGGATATCCGGGATCTTCGTGCCGGTGGTGCTGCTGATCGCCGTCGCCGTCTTCGGCGGCTGGCTCCTCGCGACGGGCGACACCGTCGCCGCGTTCACGTCGGCCGTCGCCGTCCTGATCATCGCCTGCCCGTGCGCGCTCGGCCTCGCCACGCCCACCGCGCTGCTGGTGGGCACCGGACGCGGCGCGCAGCTCGGCATCCTCATCAAGGGCCCGGAGGTCCTGGAGTCCACCCGCCGCGTCGACACGGTCGTCCTGGACAAGACCGGGACCGTCACCACCGGCCGGATGACCCTCCACGACGTGTGGGCGGCCGACGGCGTCGACGAGCGGGAGCTGCTGCGGCTGGCGGGCGCCCTGGAGCACGCGTCCGAGCATCCGGTCGCCCGGGCGGTGGCGGCGGGCGCCGGGGAACGCGTCGGCGCGCTGCCCGCGGTCGAACGGTTCGAGAACGTGCCCGGACGCGGGGTGCGCGGGCGCGTGGAGGGCCGCGAGGTGGCCGTGGGCCGCCTCTTCGAGTCCGTCCCGCCACCGGTGGCACGGGCCGCGGCGGACGCCGAGCGGGACGGCCGCACGGCGGTCGTCATCGGCTGGGACGGCGCGGCGCGCGGCGTGCTCGCCGTCGCGGACGCGGTCAAGGAGACCAGCGCCGAGGCGGTCCGCGAACTGCGCGCCCTGGGGCTCACGCCGGTGCTGCTGACCGGGGACAACCAGGTGGTCGCCGAGGCGGTGGGCCGGGCCGTGGGGATCGACCGGGTGATCGCCGGGGTGCTCCCGGAGGACAAGGTCGACGTCGTCCGGCGGCTTCAGGACGAGGGGCGGGTCGTCGCCATGGTCGGGGACGGGGTCAACGACGCGGCCGCGCTGGCCGTCGCCGACCTCGGCCTCGCCATGGGCACGGGCACGGACGCGGCGATCGAGGCGAGCGACCTGACGCTGGTGCGCGGGGACCTGCGGGTGGCCGCGGACGCGATCCGGCTGTCGCGGCGGACCCTCGCCACGATCAAGGGCAACCTCGTGTGGGCCTTCGGCTACAACGTGGCCGCGCTGCCGCTGGCCGCGGCCGGACTGCTGAACCCGATGATCGCGGGGGCGGCGATGGCGTTCTCGTCGGTCTTCGTCGTGACGAACAGTCTGCGGCTGCGCACGTTCACGTGAGCGCGCGTAGATACCGCCGAGTAGGACCAGGCCAATGACCTGGACCCCTGGAGTCCTGCGCGAGCCTCACATAAGCTCTTCACAAGGCTCGCGCATCATCCTTACGCTTGGGCCTCGATCGCCGTATCCGGTCTCTTGCGCATCTAACGGACATATGCAAGAGACACAGATCACAGTGATGGGAACGTAACCATCGAAGGGGTTCGAAGGTCTAAGTTGACGATGTCGGGAAGCGTCTTGGGGGGCGTGACCTGACATCTGAGGATGTCTTGGGGGACGTCCTCAGAGATGCGTTGCCGGGGCAGTACACCGGGAAGCTTTGAGCGGCCCTCCCAGCGTGCGCTGTCCCGGCAGATCGCACACGGCGGTGGTGCGGCGAGTTCTGCTCGTTCTGCTCAACCGCGGGCACGACAACCGAAGATGGTCACACAACAGCGAATTCAGGCGCTGTCCTCACAACGCCCGGCCGGATCCCGTGGGGGGAATCCGCACCGGGACATGGGAAGGCGCCCTGGTCGTCGGCCCGTGGGGGGACCGCCGCCGGGGCGCCTTCCGTTTTACCCAAGCCCCGAAACGGCAACGCCCCCCCCAGAGCCACCGGGGCACCTTCGATCGAGGTCCGACCGTGCCCACTTCACGGGCGCACGGGCACTCTTCGCCGCCGGGCCAACTGTCCCCACTCCAGGGCCACGGGGGCACCCTTCGAACCAGGTCCGACCGTCCCCACTTCACGGGCGCACGGGCACTCTTCGCCGCCGGTCCGACCATCCCCACCCCAGAGCCACCCGGGCACCCTTCGAACCAGGTCCGACCGTCCCCACCCAAGGGGCGCGCGGGCACCTTCGATCGAGGTCCAACCGTCCCCACTTCACGGCCACGCGGGCACCCGTCGAACCAGGTCCGACCATCCCCACCCAAGGGGCGCGCGGGCACCTTCGATCGAGGTCCGACCGTCCCCACCTAAGGGGCGCGGGGAACTGCGCGACCAGCCCCCACCCACCCGCGCACAAAAACGCAGCTCAACGCCCCCCGGCCCCCGGCAAACGCACGACTGCCCGAACCAAAAAGGCCCGGGCAGTCGAACAAAAAGAACGTCAGGACATCACGAGGGGCACAAAACCCCCCCGCCCCCCGCCGGAGGCATCAGCGCTGCTCGACCGGAACGAAGTCCCGCTCCACCACACCGGTGTAGATCTGCCGCGGGCGGCCGATCCGCGACCCGGGCTCCTTGATCATCTCGTGCCACTGGGCGATCCAGCCCGGCAGGCGGCCCAGGGCGAACAGGACCGTGAACATCTCGGTCGGGAAGCCCATGGCCCGGTAGATCAGGCCGGTGTAGAAGTCGACGTTCGGGTAGAGGTTGCGCGAGACGAAGTAGTCGTCGGAGAGCGCGTGCTCCTCCAGCTTCAGCGCGATGTCCAGCAGCTCGTCGGACTTGCCGAGGGCCGAGAGGACGTCGTGCGCCGCGGCCTTGATGATCTTGGCGCGCGGGTCGAAGGACTTGTACACCCGGTGGCCGAAGCCCATCAGGCGGACGCCGTCCTCCTTGTTCTTCACCTTGCGGATGAAGGAGTCGACGTCGCCGCCGCCCGCCTGGATGCCCTCGAGCATCTCCAGCACGGACTGGTTGGCGCCGCCGTGCAGCGGGCCCCACAGCGCGTTGATGCCGGCCGAGATCGACGCGAACATGTTCGCCTGGGACGAGCCGACCAGGCGGACCGTCGACGTCGAGCAGTTCTGCTCGTGGTCGGCGTGCAGGATCAGCAGCTTGTCGAGGGCGGAGACGACGACCGGGTCGAGGTCGTACTCCTGCGCCGGCACCGAGAACGTCATGCGCAGGAAGTTCTCGACGTAGCCGAGGTCGTTGCGCGGGTAGACGAACGGGTGGCCGATCGACTTCTTGTACGCGTACGCCGCGATCGTCGGAAGCTTGGCGAGCAGCCGGATCGTGGAGAGGTTGCGCTGCTTCTCGTCGAAGGGGTTGTGGCTGTCCTGGTAGAACGTGGACAGCGCGGACACCACGGACGACAGCATGGCCATCGGGTGGGCGTCGCGCGGGAAGCCCTTGTAGAAGTTCTTGACGTCCTCGTGCAGCAGGGTGTGCTGCGTGATGTCGTTCTGGAAGACGGTGAGCTCGTCGACGGTCGGCAGCTCGCCGTTGATCAGGAGGTAGGCGACCTCGAGGAAGGTCGACCGCTCGGCCAGCTGCTCGATCGGGTAGCCGCGGTACCGGAGGATGCCCTGCTCGCCGTCGAGGTACGTGATGGCGGATTTATAGGCGGCGGTGTTGCCGTAGCCGCTGTCCAGGGTCACCAGACCGGTCTGGGCGCGGAGCTTCCCGATGTCGAAGCCCTTGTCGCCGACGGTGCTGTCGATCACCGGGTAGGTGTACTCGCCGTCGCCGTACCGCAGTACTACAGCATTGTTGGTGTGCTCGCTCACGTCATCCCTCACCGACGTTGTGCCTCTTCTTCGAGGTTGCCCTGACTGTCTCTACCATCCCCCATTTGGCGCAGGAGAGTGCACTCGGGGTCGACCATTGGGCGTATCAGCGGCACTCAGTGCCGCCAACTAGCTCATCCTGCCGCCTTGGTCACGGTTGGGGAAGTGCTCTGTGACCTTCGTGACTCATTTGATCGATCATTTTTTACACCTTCTCCCGAACTCCCCGAACCAGCGGGGTCAGCGGCCCGCCAGCCGGAAGTCCAGGGCCGTACAGCGGCGGCCCGCCGACACCGTGCGCACCGCCTGGCCGATCGCCTTGCGGGAGCCGACGAGGACGACGAGCTTTTTCGCGCGGGTGACGGCCGTATACAGAAGATTCCGTTGCAGCATCATCCATGCCCCGGTGGTGACGGGGATCACCACGGCGGGGTATTCGCTCCCCTGGGAGCGGTGGATGGTCACCGCGTACGCGTGGGCCAGCTCGTCCAGTTCGTCGAAGTCGTAGGGCACCTCCTCGTCCTCGTCGGTCAGGACCGTCAGACGCTGGTCGACCGGGTCGAGGGAGGTGACGACGCCCACGGTGCCGTTGAAGACGCCGTTCTGCCCCTTGTCGTAGTTGTTGCGGATCTGGGTGACCTTGTCGCCGACGCGGAACACCCGCCCGCCGAACCGCTTCTCCGGCAGGTCGGGGCGGCCCGGTGTGACGGCCTGCTGGAGCAGTCCGTTGAGGGCGCCCGCGCCGGCCGGGCCGCGGTGCATGGGCGCCAGGACCTGCACGTCCCGGCGCGGGTCCAGGCCGAACTTCGCCGGGATGCGGCGCGCGGCCACGTCCACCGTGAGCCGGCCGGCCTCCTCGGTGTCGTCCTCGACGAAGAGGAAGAAGTCCTTCACGCCGTCGGTGAGCGGGTGCTGACCGGCGTTGATCCGGTGCGCGTTGGTCACCACGCCGGACTGCTGGGCCTGGCGGAACACGCGCGTGAGGCGCACGGCCGGCACCGGGCCGCCGTCGGCGAGGAGGTCGCGCAGCACCTCGCCCGCGCCGACGCTGGGGAGTTGGTCGACGTCGCCGACGAAGAGCAGGTGGGCGCCGGGCGGGACGGCCTTGACGAGCTTGTTGGCGAGGAGCAGGTCCAGCATGGACGCCTCGTCGACCACCACCAGGTCGGCGTCCAGCGGGCGGTCGCGGTCGTAGGCCGCGTCACCGCCGGGCTTGAGCTCCAGCAGACGGTGGACGGTGGAGGCCTCGGCGCCGGTCAGTTCGGCCAGCCGCTTGGCGGCGCGGCCGGTGGGCGCGGCGAGCACCACCTTCGCCTTCCGCGCGCGGGCCAGCTCCACGATCGAGCGGACCGTGAACGACTTGCCGCAGCCGGGACCGCCGGTGAGGACGGCGACCTTCTCGGTGAGCGCGAGCCGCACGGCCGCCTCCTGCTCGGGCGCGAGGTCGGCCTTCGTGCGGCTCCTCAGCCACGCCAGCGCCTTGTCCCAGGCCACGTCGCGGAAGGCCGGCATCCGGTCCTCGTCGGTGCGCAGCAGCCGCAACAGCTGGGCGGACAGGGAGAGTTCGGCGCGGTGGAAGGGGACCAGGTAGACGGCCGTGACGGGTTCGCCGCCCTCGGCCGCCGGGACCTTCTCGCGGACGACCCCCGGCTCCCCGCCCTCCTCCGGCGGCTCGGCGAGCTCCGCGAGGCACTCGATGACCAGGCCGGTGTCGACCTGGAGGAGCTTGACCGCGTCGGCGATCAGGCGCTCCTCGGGGAGGTAGCAGTGGCCCTGGTCGGTGGCCTGGGACAGGGCGTACTGCAGGCCGGCCTTGACGCGTTCCGGGCTGTCGTGCGGGATGCCGACCGACTGGGCGATCCGGTCCGCGGTGAGGAAGCCGATGCCCCAGACGTCGGAGGCCAGCCGGTAGGGCTGGTTCTTCACGACGGAGATCGACGCGTCGCCGTACTTCTTGTAGATGCGCACCGCGATGGACGTGGACACCTCGACGGTCTGGAGGAAGAGCATGACCTCCTTGATCGCCTTCTGTTCCTCCCAGGCGTCGGCGATCTTCTTGGTGCGTTTCGGGCCGAGGCCGGGGACCTCGACGAGCCGTTTCGGCTCCTCCTCGATGATCTTCAGGGTGTCCGTGCCGAAGTGCCGGGTGATGCGGTCGGCGAAGACCGGGCCGATTCCCTTGACCAGGCCGGAGCCCAGATAGCGGCGGATGCCCTGGACGGTGGCGGGCAGCACGGTGGTGTAGTTCTCGACGGTGAACTGCTTGCCGTACTGGGGGTGGGAGCCCCAGCGGCCCTCCATGCGCAGGGACTCGCCGACCTGGGCGCCGAGCAGGGCGCCGACGACCGTGAGGAGGTCGCCGCCGCCTCTGCCCGTGTCGACCCGGGCGACCGTGTAGCCGTTGTCCTCGTTGGCGTACGTGATGCGTTCCAGCACGCCTTCCAGCGTGGCGAGCCGCCGCTCCTCCGCCCCCTGGGCGGCCCCCGTCTGTTGGGACATGATCCGACGGTACCGCCCGCCACCGACAACGCCGCCCGGGACCGTCACCGGGGTGATCCGGGGACGGTCCCCGGGGGCGAACCGGGGGGTCCCGAGGCGCTCCCGAAGCGGTCCCGAGGCGGTCCCGGGGCCAATCCCTCCGAGGGGATCCGTCCGGGGGTCAGTTCTGCTCGGTCGTCACGCAGGTGCCGACGACATAGCCGGTGACGCCGCTGCGGGTCACCTTCACCCAGCGCTTGCTGACGATGCCGCACTTCTCGTAGGCGGTGGCGCCGTAGTACATCGTGCAGGAGGCCGGCGCGCTCTGGCCCTTGTTCAGCTGGGCGAGAGCGGTGGCGCCGGTACTGGTGGCGGAGCGGATGACGACGGTCTCGAGGGCCTTGGCCGTGCAGCTCGCCGCGGCGGCCGGGCCGGCGGCCACGAAGGAGGCGGCGACCAGGGCGACGGCCCCCGCGGACGCACCGAGTATGCGGCTTGCGCGCATGTGTGTTCTCCCCTGTTTTTCTTGCACGGCGCCTTCCGGACACCGCGCTCTCTTGGCACGGGCATGCCACCCGCGCCGGTCGAAGGCAGCCTAGGTGTGCCGCCCGGACGGGTTCATCACGATCGGGTTTCAGCCACGCCAGGGTCTTGATTAACGCCCGTGTAATCGATTCCAATCCTTCGTGACGCGTCGATGTAATCGATTCCACGACCGCACGGCGCGCACCAACCGAGTCCACGAGGAGGTGGAGCGGCGATGGCGAGCATCAAGGACGTCGCTGCCGAGGCGGGCGTCTCCGTCGCCACGGTGTCACGCGTACTGAACGACCATCCGTCGGTCAGCGACGACGCACGCACGCGCGTGCTGGCCGCGGTCGAGGCGCTGGGCTACCGCCCGAACGCCGTCGCCCGGTCGCTGCGCACCGACCAGACCCGCACCCTCGGCCTGGTCATCAGCGACGTGATGAACCCCTTCTTCACCGAGCTGGCCCGCTCCGTCGAGGAGGAGGCCCGCGCCCTCGGCTACAGCGTGATCATCGGCAACGCCGACGAGCGGCCCGACCTCCAGGACCACCACGTCACGACCCTGCTGGACCGCAGGATCGACGGCCTGCTGGTCTCCCCCACCGACGGCGGCTCCCCCCGGATGCTGGACGCCGCGCGCGCGGGCACGCCGATGGTGTTCGTCGACCGGTGGATCCCCGGCCTGGACGTGCCCGTGGTCAGATCCGACGGACGGGCCGCCGTCCGCGACCTCGTGGCGCATCTGCACGGCCTCGGCCACCGGCGGCTCGCCATCATCGCGGGTCCCGCGGCCACCACCACCGGCAGCGAGCGCGTGGAGGCCTTCCGGGCCGCCCTGGCCGAGTACGGGCTCCCCCTCCCGGACGCCTACACGGGGCAGGGCGACTTCCAGGCCGAGAGCGGCCGCCGGGTCACCGAGAGCTTCCTCGACCTGCCCGAACCGCCCGAGGTCGTGTTCGCGGCCGACAACCTGATGGCGCTCGGCGCGCTGGACGCCGTCCGCGCGCGCGGGCTGCGCGTTCCCCAGGACCTGGCGCTCGCCGCGTTCGACGACATCCCGTGGTTCGTGCACACCGATCCGCCGGTCACGGCGATCGCCCAGCCGACGGGCGAGCTGGGGCGGGCCGCCGTGCGCGCGCTCGTCGACCGCATCGAGGGCCGGCCCCCGCAGTCGGTCACCTTCGCCGCCCGCCTCGTCGTACGCCGCTCGTGCGGCGAGTCCCCCGCAACGAACAGGAGCCAGACGTGAGCAACGCGGACGAGTTGCTGCGCATCGAGGGCATACGCAAGACCTTCCCCGGCGTGGTCGCGCTCGACAGCGTCGACTTCGACCTGCGGCGGGGCGAGGTGCACGTGCTGCTCGGTGAGAACGGCGCGGGCAAGAGCACCCTCATCAAGATGCTCTCCGGCGCCTACCGCCCGGACGCCGGGCGGATCCTGGCCGGCGGCGAGGAGGTGCGCATCCACGGTGCGCAGGACTCCGAGCGCCTCGGGATCGCCACCATCTACCAGGAGTTCAACCTCGTCCCCGATCTGACGGTGGCCGAGAACATCTTCCTGGGACGCCAGCCCCGCCGGTTCGGGGTGATCGACCGCAAGCGGATGGAGGCCGACGCCGCCGTCCTGCTGGAACGCGTGGGCGTGAACGTGTCGCCCCGCGCGCGGGTGTGTGAACTGGGCATCGCCCGGCTTCAGATGGTCGAGATCGCCAAGGCGCTCAGCCTGGACGCGCGCGTGCTCATCATGGACGAGCCGACCGCCGTGCTGACCTCGGAGGAGGTCGAGAGGCTCTTCGCCATCGTGCGCAGGCTGCGCGAGGACGGCGTCGGCATCGTGTTCATCACCCACCACCTGGAGGAGATCGCCGCCCTCGGCGACCGTGTCACGGTCATCCGCGACGGCCGCACCGTCGGACAGGTCCCGGCGTCCACCCCGCAGGACGAACTCGTCCGCCTCATGGTGGGCCGCTCCATCGAGCAGCAGTACCCCAGGGAGCGCGCCGAAGCGGGCGCCGCGCTGCTGTCCGTCGAGGGCCTCACCCGGGACGGCGTCTTCCACGACGTCTCCTTCGAGGTGCGCGCCGGTGAGGTCGTCGGCATCGCCGGCCTGGTCGGCGCGGGCCGTACCGAGGTCGTACGGGCCGTCTTCGGGGCCGACCCCTACGACCGGGGCGCCGTGCGGGTCGCGGGGGCGCCGCTGCGCGGGCACGACGTCAACGCGACGATGACGGCCGGGATCGGGCTGGTGCCCGAGGACCGCAAGGGCCAGGGCCTCGTGCTGGACCAGTCGGTCGAGGAGAACCTCGGGCTCGTGACCATGCGGGCCGCGACCCGCGGCGGCCTGGTCGACCTCCGGGGACAGCGCGCGGCCGCGGCCCGGATCGCGAAACAGCTCGGGGTGCGGATGGCCGGACCCGGCCAGCACGTGCGCACCCTGTCCGGCGGCAACCAGCAGAAGGTCGTCATCGGCAAGTGGCTGCTGGCCGACACGAAGGTGCTGATCCTCGACGAGCCCACGCGCGGGATCGACGTCGGCGCCAAGGTCGAGATCTACCAGCTCGTCAACGAGCTGACGGCGGCCGGCGCCGCGGTCCTGATGATCTCCAGCGACCTGCCCGAGGTGCTCGGCATGAGCGACCGGGTGCTGGTGATGGCCCAGGGCCGGATCGCCGGCGAACTGCCTGCCGAGCAGGCCACCCAGGACGCGGTGATGGCCCTCGCCGTCAGCGCGCCCGCCGCCCCCCGTACCACCCCTACGACCACGGAAGTGGAGACCGGCCGTGACCGCTGACACGCACCCGAGCACGAAGGGCGCCGGCGGCGCCGCGGCGGTCCGCCGTCTGCTCCTCGACAACGGCGCGCTCACCGCGCTGATCGTCCTCCTCATCGCCATGTCGGCGCTGTCGGGCGACTTCCTGACCACGGACAACCTGCTCAACGTGGGCGTCCAGGCGGCCGTGACCGCCATCCTCGCCTTCGGCGTGACGTTCGTGATCGTCTCGGCCGGCATCGACCTGTCGGTCGGCTCGGTGGCGGCGCTGTCGGCGACCGTGCTGGCCTGGAGCGCCACCCAGCACGGCGTCCCGGTGGCCGTGGCGCTGCTCCTGGCCGTCGCCACCGGCATCGCCGCCGGCCTGGTGAACGGTTTCCTCATCGCGTACGGCAAACTTCCGCCGTTCATCGCGACGCTGGCGATGCTGTCGGTGGCGCGCGGTCTGTCGCTGGTGATCTCCGAGGGCTCCCCGATC encodes:
- a CDS encoding heavy metal translocating P-type ATPase, which translates into the protein MTSTATPSPTAQPPGPTAEVELIVGGMTCASCAARVEKKLNRMDGVTATVNYATEKAKVSYPAGIEVADLIATVVRTGYTAEQPAPEPVRRTPADETRGADATGGPAGTDGEAATGDTEPAGLRHRVLVSALLAAPVVLLAMIPSLQFDNWQWLSLTLAAPVVVWGGGPLHRAAWTNLRHGAATMDTLVSVGTLAALGWSLWALFLGDAGMPGMRHPFELTVSRTDGASTIYLEVAAGVTVFILLGRYLEARSKRHAGAALRALMELGARDVAVLRGGTEERIPVDLLAVGDRFVVRPGEKIATDGTVVEGVSAVDASMLTGESVPVDVGPGDTVTGATVNAGGRLVVEASRIGADTRLARMARLVEEAQNGKAEVQRLADRISGIFVPVVLLIAVAVFGGWLLATGDTVAAFTSAVAVLIIACPCALGLATPTALLVGTGRGAQLGILIKGPEVLESTRRVDTVVLDKTGTVTTGRMTLHDVWAADGVDERELLRLAGALEHASEHPVARAVAAGAGERVGALPAVERFENVPGRGVRGRVEGREVAVGRLFESVPPPVARAAADAERDGRTAVVIGWDGAARGVLAVADAVKETSAEAVRELRALGLTPVLLTGDNQVVAEAVGRAVGIDRVIAGVLPEDKVDVVRRLQDEGRVVAMVGDGVNDAAALAVADLGLAMGTGTDAAIEASDLTLVRGDLRVAADAIRLSRRTLATIKGNLVWAFGYNVAALPLAAAGLLNPMIAGAAMAFSSVFVVTNSLRLRTFT
- a CDS encoding citrate synthase yields the protein MSEHTNNAVVLRYGDGEYTYPVIDSTVGDKGFDIGKLRAQTGLVTLDSGYGNTAAYKSAITYLDGEQGILRYRGYPIEQLAERSTFLEVAYLLINGELPTVDELTVFQNDITQHTLLHEDVKNFYKGFPRDAHPMAMLSSVVSALSTFYQDSHNPFDEKQRNLSTIRLLAKLPTIAAYAYKKSIGHPFVYPRNDLGYVENFLRMTFSVPAQEYDLDPVVVSALDKLLILHADHEQNCSTSTVRLVGSSQANMFASISAGINALWGPLHGGANQSVLEMLEGIQAGGGDVDSFIRKVKNKEDGVRLMGFGHRVYKSFDPRAKIIKAAAHDVLSALGKSDELLDIALKLEEHALSDDYFVSRNLYPNVDFYTGLIYRAMGFPTEMFTVLFALGRLPGWIAQWHEMIKEPGSRIGRPRQIYTGVVERDFVPVEQR
- the recD2 gene encoding SF1B family DNA helicase RecD2, whose amino-acid sequence is MSQQTGAAQGAEERRLATLEGVLERITYANEDNGYTVARVDTGRGGGDLLTVVGALLGAQVGESLRMEGRWGSHPQYGKQFTVENYTTVLPATVQGIRRYLGSGLVKGIGPVFADRITRHFGTDTLKIIEEEPKRLVEVPGLGPKRTKKIADAWEEQKAIKEVMLFLQTVEVSTSIAVRIYKKYGDASISVVKNQPYRLASDVWGIGFLTADRIAQSVGIPHDSPERVKAGLQYALSQATDQGHCYLPEERLIADAVKLLQVDTGLVIECLAELAEPPEEGGEPGVVREKVPAAEGGEPVTAVYLVPFHRAELSLSAQLLRLLRTDEDRMPAFRDVAWDKALAWLRSRTKADLAPEQEAAVRLALTEKVAVLTGGPGCGKSFTVRSIVELARARKAKVVLAAPTGRAAKRLAELTGAEASTVHRLLELKPGGDAAYDRDRPLDADLVVVDEASMLDLLLANKLVKAVPPGAHLLFVGDVDQLPSVGAGEVLRDLLADGGPVPAVRLTRVFRQAQQSGVVTNAHRINAGQHPLTDGVKDFFLFVEDDTEEAGRLTVDVAARRIPAKFGLDPRRDVQVLAPMHRGPAGAGALNGLLQQAVTPGRPDLPEKRFGGRVFRVGDKVTQIRNNYDKGQNGVFNGTVGVVTSLDPVDQRLTVLTDEDEEVPYDFDELDELAHAYAVTIHRSQGSEYPAVVIPVTTGAWMMLQRNLLYTAVTRAKKLVVLVGSRKAIGQAVRTVSAGRRCTALDFRLAGR
- a CDS encoding LacI family DNA-binding transcriptional regulator, giving the protein MASIKDVAAEAGVSVATVSRVLNDHPSVSDDARTRVLAAVEALGYRPNAVARSLRTDQTRTLGLVISDVMNPFFTELARSVEEEARALGYSVIIGNADERPDLQDHHVTTLLDRRIDGLLVSPTDGGSPRMLDAARAGTPMVFVDRWIPGLDVPVVRSDGRAAVRDLVAHLHGLGHRRLAIIAGPAATTTGSERVEAFRAALAEYGLPLPDAYTGQGDFQAESGRRVTESFLDLPEPPEVVFAADNLMALGALDAVRARGLRVPQDLALAAFDDIPWFVHTDPPVTAIAQPTGELGRAAVRALVDRIEGRPPQSVTFAARLVVRRSCGESPATNRSQT
- a CDS encoding sugar ABC transporter ATP-binding protein, whose product is MSNADELLRIEGIRKTFPGVVALDSVDFDLRRGEVHVLLGENGAGKSTLIKMLSGAYRPDAGRILAGGEEVRIHGAQDSERLGIATIYQEFNLVPDLTVAENIFLGRQPRRFGVIDRKRMEADAAVLLERVGVNVSPRARVCELGIARLQMVEIAKALSLDARVLIMDEPTAVLTSEEVERLFAIVRRLREDGVGIVFITHHLEEIAALGDRVTVIRDGRTVGQVPASTPQDELVRLMVGRSIEQQYPRERAEAGAALLSVEGLTRDGVFHDVSFEVRAGEVVGIAGLVGAGRTEVVRAVFGADPYDRGAVRVAGAPLRGHDVNATMTAGIGLVPEDRKGQGLVLDQSVEENLGLVTMRAATRGGLVDLRGQRAAAARIAKQLGVRMAGPGQHVRTLSGGNQQKVVIGKWLLADTKVLILDEPTRGIDVGAKVEIYQLVNELTAAGAAVLMISSDLPEVLGMSDRVLVMAQGRIAGELPAEQATQDAVMALAVSAPAAPRTTPTTTEVETGRDR